Within the Saccharopolyspora gloriosae genome, the region ATCGTGTCGGGGAGGGTGTTCCAGAACATCAGCTCGTAGTCCTGGAAAAGGCGTGCGTACTGGCGAGCGAGGGACTCGGTGATCGTTCCCGCGTCGAGCCCGGCCTGCACCGCGGACTCGGCCTGTACGTCGGCGCCGGGCTCCGGAGCGCCGAACAGGTCGAAGAACTCGCAGTCCGAATCGGACAGTCCGTACCGAGTGCGCAGTGCTCGGGCGACCTCGGCGCAGTAGGCGCCGAACGCGGCGAAGTTCGACACGATCGCCACCGCCGCGTCGCCGGGGTCGGCGTGCAGGGCCAGCCACGACAGGTACGCCGGGTACGCCTGGCAACCGGCCTGCGGGCGGTAGTCCGCGACGTCCTGCTCGCTCCAGCCCAGT harbors:
- a CDS encoding transcriptional regulator, yielding MTGTALALLESIHQELAPREGENRLVPLVREGAAPTSVLAALAAEESRIVPCDRRSFLTLAARAADRPTCEFFTGLAQGEGTALGALPKLSAALGWSEQDVADYRPQAGCQAYPAYLSWLALHADPGDAAVAIVSNFAAFGAYCAEVARALRTRYGLSDSDCEFFDLFGAPEPGADVQAESAVQAGLDAGTITESLARQYARLFQDYELMFWNTLPDTM